In Ptychodera flava strain L36383 chromosome 21, AS_Pfla_20210202, whole genome shotgun sequence, a genomic segment contains:
- the LOC139122181 gene encoding uncharacterized protein, producing the protein MVKRCAWGTCKSDERYLDPASSVFGGSELVADHIINSMLKISTNTSMFAQSTFRSPRGQRRDIPTHYQLMAVLIHPQGYHPRGRNLPNVIIYRLKESALPVCSRMRRASNAQMWEGKKIMKS; encoded by the exons ATGGTGAAGAGGTGCGCGTGGGGCACGTGTAAGTCGGATGAAAGATACCTTGACCCAGCATCAAGTGTCTTCGGTGGATCAGAGCTTGTGGCTGACCACATTATCAACTcaatgttgaaaatatcaacaaacacaAGTATGTTTGCTCAAAG CACTTTCCGGTCGCCGAGGGGCCAACGCAGGGATATCCCGACCCACTACCAGCTGATGGCAGTACTTATACACCCACAAGGTTACCACCCAAGAGGTCGCAATCTGCCAAACGTTATCATTTACCGCCTAAAAGAAAGTGCCTTGCCAGTTTGTTCCAGAATGAGACGAG CATCCAACGCACAGATGTGGGAAGGAAAGAAGATAATGAAATCATGA
- the LOC139121242 gene encoding uncharacterized protein has protein sequence MAVKRDLFSDSLRNVPDDISVCYLPNFQNLSKKSQEKGLNYFSQGYVHDIKINDHNATEVNIIARCWRSMRKSELPHNIDISISTAERKLANANCSCKAGLSGHCSHVIGLLKSLQGLKLHNFTSVPTQLSCTSIPQQWHVPRGPKIKPVPLNHVVVARQVAQSRRRRPIVCHIDPDRKLPKVTPEDIGVLQGIKGTPLEYTLSQDAPVTQSPFGEVQLGSILSYQMKNMKTTKPLNSCECGPSLFPNTAPVKLPTEFQSLNEAFKQVDPEDIELQTRGEAGFNSWQNARACRVTASNFGRIFNRKSVPSDKFLDSLFERKSISAISLEYGKRNESKAKSKYLDVFKNRHIHECGLIVNKEFGFLGATPDGRVCDNGRCGVIECKCPYSARNLTIDEAINKLPHFMLKCGSDGNKLLDKNHSYFSQVQGQLMVSGAEFCDFVVFTQNDLFIQRIFPDIVYMQNMLTKLSLFFQNHAKPYLSKL, from the exons ATGGCCGTGAAGCGAGATTTGTTCAGCGACAGCCTGCGCAATGTTCCTGACGACATCTCAGTCTGTTATCTACCAAATTTTCAAAACCTTTCCAAGAAGTCACAGGAAAAGGGTCTAAATTACTTTTCTCAAGGTTATGTCCATGACATTAAGATAAACGATCATAACGCAACTGAAGTAAACATTATTGCGCGGTGCTGGAGATCGATGAGAAAATCAGAGCTTCCGCACAACATCGATATCTCCATTTCGACGGCGGAAAGGAAACTGGCGAATGCCAACTGTAGCTGCAAAGCAGG TTTAAGTGGTCACTGTTCGCATGTTATTGGGCTACTGAAATCATTACAAGGTTTAAAGCTGCACAACTTTACTTCAGTACCAACCCAACTCAGTTGTACTAGTATACCACAGCAATGGCATGTTCCAAGGGGACCAAAAATAAAACCAGTCCCCTTGAACCATGTTGTTGTAGCTAGGCAGGTAGCACAGTCAAGGAGACGGCGACCTATAGTGTGCCACATTGATCCTGACAGAAA GTTGCCGAAGGTAACACCAGAGGACATTGGAGTTTTGCAGGGTATCAAAGGCACTCCCTTAGAATACACACTATCACAAGATGCACCTGTAACTCAATCTCCTTTTGGTGAAGTGCAGCTGGGATCCATCTTGTCCTACCAG atgaaaaatatgaagaccaCGAAGCCATTGAACAGTTGTGAATGTGGACCATCACTTTTTCCAAATACAGCACCTGTCAAGCTTCCAACAGAATTTCAAAGCCTGAATGAAGCCTTTAAGCAAGTCGACCCAGAAGACATTGAACTACAGACTAGGGGTGAAGCTGGGTTTAACAGTTGGCAAAATGCAAGAGCTTGTCGAGTGACTGCTTCAAATTTTGGCAGAATTTTCAATCGGAAATCAGTCCCATCAGATAAATTTCTAGATAGtttgtttgaaagaaaatcaatctcAGCTATTTCTCTTGAATATGGTAAACGCAATGAATCAAAGGCAAAATCTAAGTATTTGGATGTATTCAAAAATAGACACATACATGAATGTGGTCTGATTGTAAATAAAGAGTTTGGATTTTTGGGTGCAACACCAGATGGTAGAGTATGTGATAATGGTAGGTGTGGAGTGATTGAGTGTAAGTGTCCTTATAGTGCGCGAAATTTGACTATTGATGAGGCTATCAACAAACTTCCCCATTTCATGCTCAAGTGTGGATCTGATGGTAATAAACTCTTGGACAAAAATCACTCATATTTTTCTCAAGTACAGGGTCAGTTAATGGTGTCAGGTGCAGAATTCTGTGATTTTGTTGTCTTCACACAAAATGATTTGTTCATACAACGTATTTTTCCAGATATTGTATATATGCAGAATATGTTAACTAAGCTTTCcctttttttccaaaatcatgCAAAACCATACCTGTCTAAACTTtga